Genomic DNA from Desulfuromonas versatilis:
TGCTGGTAGCCGACCCCGAGGATGAAATCGGCACCCTGGCCGCCCATTACCGCAATCTCTGTCAGCGCCTCGAACAGTCCCAGCGCGAACTCGACGCGACCCGCGAGCAGGTTTTCCAGAGCGAAAAGCTCGCCGCCCTGGGGCGCCTGGTGGCGGGGCTGTCCCACGAAATCAACAACCCCCTGGGCGGCATGCAGAACTGCATCCAGACCATGAAAAAGAGCCTGGACAAACCGGAGCTGCAGACCCGCTACCTGACCCTGCTCGGCCAGGGGGTCGAACGGATCAAGGGGACGGTGCAGCAGCTGCTGAAGATCGGCCGCAAGGAGCCGCTGAGCATCCAGCTGGGGGATGTGGACGAGATGATCCGCGAGTGCCTGGAACTCACCTGCATGGGCCGCCGCAACCTCGAGCTGAACCTGCAGCTGCAGGTCGGCAGGCCCCTGGTGGTCGGCCTGGAGGCCCTGCGCCAGGTGATCATGAACCTGGCGGGCAACGCCGTGCAGGCCATGGGGGCCGAGGGCGGCACCCTGCATGCGGAAAGCCGCATCGAGGAAAACGCCCTGGTGATCAGGATCGCGGATACCGGCCCGGGGATCGCCCCGGAGCATCTGGACAAAATCTTCGAGCCGTTCTTTACCACCAAGGAGGTCGGCGAAGGGACCGGGCTGGGGCTTTCGGTCTCCTACTCGCTGGTGGATCGCATGGGGGGAGAACTCAGGGCACAGAACGCACCCGAGGGGGGAGCCGTTTTCACGCTGCGGGTGCCGCTGGTGGAACAGGACGCAACCACTTGAACGGGATAGGGCAAAATATGACGGCACGACTGCTTGTCGCGGAAGATGAAGAGATCATGCGCATCACCGTCCTCGACCACCTGCGCGACCAGGGCTGGGAGGTGGATGAGGCGGCCAACGGCGCGCAGGCCCTGGAGCTGGTCAAGGCCAACCGCTACGATGTTCTGGTTTCGGACATCCGCATGCCGGTGATGGACGGCGCGAGCCTGCTGGCCGAGGTGAAAAAGCTCTCCCCCAGGACCGAGGTGGTGATGATGACCGCCTACGGCAGCACCGACGACGCGGTGAACTGCCTGAAAAAAGGCGCGGTCGACTACATCCTCAAGCCCTTCGACCTGGAGGACCTGAGCTTTCGGATCCGGCGCATCCTCGAGGTGCAGGCGGTCAAGGCCCGCTGCGTGTCGCTGGAGAACAGCTGCGGCCCGCGTCGTCCGCTCATCGGCTCGAGCACGCCGATGCAGCAGATGCTCAGGCTGGTCAGCCAGGTGGCGATGGCCGAAGCTTCGGCGCTTATCCATGGCGAGAGCGGCACCGGCAAGGAGCTGGTGGCGGCGGCCATCCACTACGAAAGCCGCCGCGCCGCCAAGCCCTACATCCGCGTCAACTGCGCCGCCATCCCCGC
This window encodes:
- a CDS encoding ATP-binding protein; this translates as MQLKTKFIIFVGLVTCCSFGVTFYRTSSFQEELVVEQATRQAKMLFDQIRITRQWVADHNGLFLVKGPGVEENPFLQQGQIKDEMGNWLVKRNPAMVTRELSAYAASEGMGQFNVTSLHPLNPANIPDAFERRSLEIFEEGAAEAVTMELVEGRHRLRYMAPLKVERTCLNCHTDPGYQVGDIRGGMSVSIPMDWAFAEINTNNRLLLNIGLATIVIVSLTIFLLFDRLVVNRLKILARAMDQYPERRDFERLLVADPEDEIGTLAAHYRNLCQRLEQSQRELDATREQVFQSEKLAALGRLVAGLSHEINNPLGGMQNCIQTMKKSLDKPELQTRYLTLLGQGVERIKGTVQQLLKIGRKEPLSIQLGDVDEMIRECLELTCMGRRNLELNLQLQVGRPLVVGLEALRQVIMNLAGNAVQAMGAEGGTLHAESRIEENALVIRIADTGPGIAPEHLDKIFEPFFTTKEVGEGTGLGLSVSYSLVDRMGGELRAQNAPEGGAVFTLRVPLVEQDATT